One window from the genome of Salvia splendens isolate huo1 chromosome 9, SspV2, whole genome shotgun sequence encodes:
- the LOC121749212 gene encoding uncharacterized protein LOC121749212, whose amino-acid sequence MGPNSVPTWDAMVELFLEKYYPPSEALKRQAEVIQYKMHPQENIMEAWKRFKQLMRRCPNHGLTPGQQILTFYRGDTLEAMRELNMSARGSLLKLGEAEALEVIERVASNDDGWRNDRSKSYRVASTSDFDRMDTISKQLEFLTDKLGYMGTRQVGTEMQQGVEDVNYVYQGGNSRNFNNYRPNLGGGNYNHYGNKVHPNLSYGNPNNALQPPPGFQVSDGQIIEPKKDELKDVLMAFMKQTGECMKDSNKRLVQVEANVNALNIHMKSIDNQMSQVSQAVGIQHQPGQFPSQTVVNPKDCKDCKAINLRSGKSYEGPTMPVEKEKISQEETVVEEVVEEEEPVEEVPPPKASTVIPAPPAEVKIPFPQRVQKKKLDDHFSRFLDIFKKVNINIPLVEALQQMPTYAKFLKDVLSKKKKWTDYETVNISENCSAIIQKKLPAKLKDPRSFNISCVIGNDRQTKAFCDLGASINLIPLSFFRKMKIGTLKPTIIMLQMANRTVTYPKGIVEDVLVMVHGFIFPVDFVVLDMEEDLNVPLILGRHSLQREKH is encoded by the coding sequence ATGGGTCCTAACTCTGTGCCCACATGGGATGCAATGGTGGAGCTGTTCTTGGAGAAATACTATCCACCTAGCGAGGCACTCAAACGCCAAGCAGAAGTCATTCAATACAAGATGCACCCTCAGGAGAATATCATGGAGGCTTGGAAAAGGTTTAAGCAGCTGATGAGAAGATGCCCCAACCACGGGCTAACCCCGGGGCAACAAATCTTAACCTTCTACAGGGGAGACACACTGGAGGCAATGCGCGAATTGAACATGAGCGCCAGAGGATCTCTCTTGAAGTTGGGAGAAGCTGAAGCACTTGAGGTGATTGAGAGAGTGGCTTCAAATGATGATGGATGGAGAAACGATAGAAGCAAATCCTATAGAGTGGCATCCACCTCCGATTTTGATAGGATGGATACAATATCCAAGCAGCTGGAATTCCTAACTGACAAGCTTGGGTATATGGGAACAAGGCAGGTTGGGACTGAGATGCAACAAGGAGTCGAAGATGTAAACTACGTTTACCAAGGTGGCAATAGCAGAAATTTCAACAATTACCGCCCCAACCTAGGAGGAGGCAATTACAACCACTATGGGAACAAGGTGCATCCCAACTTGTCCTACGGGAACCCAAATAATGCCTTGCAACCACCACCCGGATTCCAGGTATCAGATGGCCAAATCATAGAACCGAAGAAGGATGAGCTGAAAGATGTGTTAATGGCTTTTATGAAACAAACGGGAGAGTGCATGAAAGACTCCAACAAAAGGCTAGTGCAGGTTGAAGCTAATGTGAATGCCTTGAATATTCACATGAAGAGCATCGATAACCAGATGAGCCAGGTTTCACAGGCTGTGGGTATTCAACATCAACCAGGCCAATTTCCTTCACAAACGGTTGTAAATCCTAAAGACTGTAAGGATTGCAAAGCCATTAATCTGAGaagtggaaagagctatgaaggcccaaCCATGCCTGTAGAGAAGGAGAAAATCTCTCAAGAGGAGACAGTGGTAGAAGAGGTGGTGGAAGAAGAAGAACCAGTGGAAGAGGTGCCGCCTCCCAAGGCAAGTACCGTGATACCTGCACCCCCTGCTGAGGTTAAGATCCCATTTCCACAGCGCgtgcagaagaagaaactagATGATCACTTCTCTAGGTTTCTTGACATATTTAAAAAAGTGAACATCAACATCCCGTTGGTAGAGGCGTTACAGCAAATGCCTACATATGCAAAGTTTCTAAAAGATGTGctctccaagaagaagaagtggaCTGACTATGAGACGGTGAACATATCTGAAAACTGTAGTGCCATAATTCAGAAAAAGCTACCGGCCAAGCTTAAAGATCCTAGGAGTTTCAACATCTCATGCGTCATTGGAAATGACAGACAGACAAAGGCATTTTGTGATCTGGGGGCGAGTATAAATTTGATCCCATTATCGTTTTTCAGAAAGATGAAGATCGGCACTCTCAAGCCGACAATAATCATGCTACAGATGGCAAATAGAACCGTCACCTATCCCAAAGGAATTGTTGAGGACGTTCTTGTGATGGTACACGGCTTCATATTCCCCGTCGATTTTGTAGTGTTGGATATGGAAGAAGACTTGAATGTACCGCTTATCCTGGGGCGCCATTCCTTGCAACGGGAAAAACATTGA
- the LOC121749213 gene encoding uncharacterized protein LOC121749213, producing MHLFSSINDVFEYVGENGYEDAHRAEALDVQEILNHFEFIFVLHLMRKLLGITHDLSQVLQKKDQDIVNAMNLVKVAKTRLQAMREKGWEIDVLDMEDECVVRGRGRRKIEKIKNLHHYRVELFCSVIDMQAQELNHRFNEVNTDLLLCMTCFDPRDSFSAFDSEKLLRLAKYYLSEFSEVTLYELESQLDNFIFYVRTDERFSRVSGIAGLAQNMVSTRKHENFLLVYLLIKLSLLLPVATASVERAFSAMKLVKTSLRNHMGDQLLKDCLVPYIEKDVFVNVTNEAIMQRFQKMKSRRGVL from the exons ATGCATTTATTTTCTTCTATTAATGACGTTTTTGAGTATGTTGGGGAGAATGGTTATGAGGATGCACACAGGGCTGAAGCTTTGGATGTGCAAGAAATTCTAAATCATTTTGAGTTTATCTTTGTGTTGCATCTTATGAGGAAACTCTTGGGAATTACACATGATCTCTCTCAAGTTCTACAAAAGAAGGATCAAGACATTGTTAATGCTATGAATCTTGTCAAAGTAGCAAAAACACGTTTACAAGCAATGAGGGAAAAAGGTTGGGAG ATTGATGTGCTTGATATGGAAGATGAGTGTGTAGTTAGAGGAAGAGGAAGGCgtaaaattgagaaaataaaaaatctccaCCATTATCGAGTTGAGTTGTTTTGTTCAGTCATTGATATGCAAGCTCAAGAGTTGAATCACCGTTTTAATGAAGTCAACACAGATTTACTTCTGTGTATGACATGTTTTGATCCTAGAGACTCATTTTCTGCATTTGATTCAGAGAAGCTGCTTCGCCTTGCCAAGTATTATCTATCTGAATTTTCTGAAGTTACTTTGTATGAGCTTGAAAGTCAGCTTgataactttattttttatgtgcGCACAGATGAAAGGTTTTCAAGAGTATCAGGAATTGCAGGTCTTGCTCAGAATATGGTTTCTACAAGGAAACATGAGAATTTTCTGTTGGTGTATTTGTTAATTAAATTGTCATTGCTCTTACCCGTTGCCACTGCTTCAGTAGAAAGAGCTTTTTCAGCAATGAAGCTCGTTAAGACTTCTCTACGGAATCATATGGGAGACCAGCTATTGAAGGATTGCTTAGTTCCTTATATTGAGAAGGATGTGTTTGTTAATGTAACTAATGAAGCTATTATGCAGCGGTTTCAGAAGATGAAAAGTAGAAGAGGAGTGTTATAA
- the LOC121749214 gene encoding dirigent protein 21-like, whose amino-acid sequence MNNLTLFSLLLTIATLLTATATAAAASDTPWFQTFCQGNKATTKLHFYVHDIRAGPNATLFNVANSSITNTSPTGFGRVNVFDDKVTVAPDLGSEEVARGQGTTTSMDLNVQAYSMNLNFFLTSGPYKGSTVTINGRNQFADATRELFVVGGAGAFRNARGYAITSSYSYEEVNNYSVLEYTVYVTTPRRCSYIDRA is encoded by the coding sequence atgaataactTAACATTATTTAGTCTTCTCTTAACAATAGCCACCCTCCTCACGGCCACCGCCACCGCGGCCGCCGCGAGTGACACCCCATGGTTCCAAACCTTCTGCCAGGGAAACAAAGCCACGACCAAGCTTCATTTCTACGTCCACGACATCCGCGCCGGCCCTAACGCCACCTTGTTCAACGTCGCCAACTCCTCCATCACCAACACCTCCCCCACCGGCTTTGGCCGGGTCAACGTCTTTGACGACAAGGTCACGGTGGCCCCGGACCTCGGCTCGGAGGAGGTGGCTAGAGGTCAGGGCACCACCACTTCCATGGACCTAAATGTTCAAGCATACTCCATGAACCTCAACTTCTTCTTGACCTCGGGTCCGTACAAGGGGAGCACCGTCACCATCAACGGCCGCAACCAATTCGCCGATGCTACGAGGGAGCTTTTTGTCGTCGGCGGGGCCGGGGCTTTCCGGAATGCTCGTGGATATGCAATTACAAGTAGCTATTCTTATGAGGAGGTCAACAACTACAGTGTGCTCGAGTACACGGTTTATGTCACCACTCCTAGGAGGTGTTCGTATATCGACAGGGCTTAA